The Mobula birostris isolate sMobBir1 chromosome 1, sMobBir1.hap1, whole genome shotgun sequence genome contains a region encoding:
- the rps20 gene encoding small ribosomal subunit protein uS10 gives MAFKDASKAPVEQEVAIHRIRITLTSRNVKSLEKVCADLIRGAKEKNLKVKGPVRMPTKTLRITTRKTPCGEGSKTWDRFQMRIHKRLIDLHSPSEIVKQITSISIEPGVEVEVTIADA, from the exons ATG GCATTTAAAGACGCTAGCAAAGCACCTGTAGAACAGGAGGTTGCAATCCATCGCATTAGAATTACTTTGACCAGCCGAAATGTAAAATCACTTGAGAAAG TTTGTGCAGATCTAATTCGTGGTGCCAAAGAGAAGAACCTAAAAGTCAAGGGACCTGTTCGTATGCCCACCAAG ACACTGCGTATCACAACAAGAAAGACCCCTTGTGGTGAGGGTTCCAAAACCTGGGATCGTTTCCAAATGAGGATCCATAAGCGCCTAATTGACTTGCACAGCCCTTCAGAAATTGTGAAACAGATCACCTCCATCAGCATCGAACCTGGTGTTGAAGTAGAGGTTACTATTGCTGATGCTTAA
- the mos gene encoding proto-oncogene serine/threonine-protein kinase mos, giving the protein MPSPIPVHRILPKGFPPAITLRACSSPNQLQRRHFSFVKQTKELPQRPWYTVIWDELKLFDLLGSGGFGWVYKGTYYGNTVAIKKVRKCTKNKLAARQSFWAELNVAHLVHENIVKVVAATTSVPASPQVDDCVGTIIMEYAGGASLDHRIYNSADSLEVGECLRFSSDIVSGLTFLHSHNIAHLDLKPANVLLTDSGRCKIGDFGCSYKLAASGDLRPNGQLRHLGGTYTHRAPELLRGRNATLKADIYSFAITLWQMVSRDHPFFGDRQCVMYAVVAYNLRPPFSPVFNQTLMGQRIRSVIDDCWAVEPINRPSAEQLLETINNLKSLL; this is encoded by the coding sequence ATGCCGTCGCCGATTCCTGTTCACCGAATTTTACCGAAAGGCTTTCCTCCTGCCATTACTTTGCGAGCTTGCAGCAGTCCCAATCAGCTCCAGAGAAGACACTTCTCTTTCGTGAAACAAACTAAGGAGTTGCCGCAACGGCCTTGGTATACAGTCATTTGGGATGAATTAAAGCTATTCGACCTTCTGGGCTCGGGAGGCTTCGGCTGGGTTTACAAAGGGACTTACTACGGCAATACTGTGGCAATAAAGAAGGTAAGAAAGTGCACCAAGAACAAACTGGCCGCCAGACAGAGTTTCTGGGCGGAGCTGAATGTCGCACACCTGGTGCATGAGAACATCGTGAAAGTTGTAGCAGCCACCACGTCAGTCCCCGCGAGTCCGCAGGTCGACGATTGTGTGGGCACCATCATCATGGAATATGCAGGAGGAGCGAGCCTAGACCACAGGATTTACAACAGTGCTGATTCGCTGGAGGTCGGAGAATGCCTGAGGTTTTCGAGTGATATTGTGAGCGGACTGACTTTCCTCCACTCTCACAATATCGCCCATCTCGACCTGAAACCAGCCAACGTACTCCTCACAGACTCGGGACGCTGTAAAATTGGTGATTTTGGTTGTTCTTACAAACTGGCGGCGAGCGGTGACTTGAGACCCAATGGCCAATTACGGCATCTAGGAGGTACCTACACCCACCGCGCGCCAGAACTGCTGAGAGGCCGCAACGCTACCCTCAAGGCGGATATTTACTCTTTCGCCATCACGCTCTGGCAGATGGTGAGCCGCGACCACCCGTTTTTTGGCGATCGCCAGTGTGTAATGTATGCAGTAGTGGCTTACAACCTGCGCCCTCCCTTTTCTCCTGTTTTCAACCAGACTTTGATGGGCCAGAGGATTCGGTCTGTCATTGATGACTGTTGGGCGGTTGAACCGATTAATAGACCTAGTGCAGAACAATTGTTAGAAACTATTAATAACTTGAAGTCTCTACTCTAA